A single Natrialba magadii ATCC 43099 DNA region contains:
- a CDS encoding PAS domain-containing sensor histidine kinase, producing MNGREPETLISAAVNTLPINFAILDNEGTILYTNRAWQEFGEANDIDLRPETVGTNYLKITKQAETERAQAAAAGLSEILTGERELFEFEYPCHSPDEQRWFLMRAASFTDGNQRYVAVAHFDITNRYTYQRQLEESNERLQQFAYAASHDLQEPLRMVTGYLRLLENRYSDDLDEDAEEFIEFAVDGAERMEAMIEGLLTYSRVETQGESFDSVDLEAVLNDVLTDLSVRIDETGAEVTAELLPTVDGDASQLRQLFQNLLENALQYSGEQKPRVSISAMRNEDEWEISISDEGIGIEQDDADRVFEVLQRLHSHEEYEGSGIGLALCRRVVERHGGEIYVDSEPEEGATFSFTLPATNT from the coding sequence ATGAACGGCCGGGAGCCAGAGACGCTCATTTCAGCGGCTGTGAATACACTCCCGATCAACTTTGCAATCCTCGATAACGAGGGGACAATCCTGTATACAAATCGTGCATGGCAGGAGTTCGGCGAGGCGAATGATATCGACCTTCGGCCAGAAACAGTCGGCACTAATTATCTCAAGATTACCAAACAAGCGGAGACAGAGAGAGCCCAAGCTGCTGCCGCTGGATTGTCCGAGATTCTAACGGGAGAACGAGAACTCTTCGAGTTCGAATATCCGTGCCACTCTCCCGACGAACAACGGTGGTTTCTCATGCGAGCAGCATCGTTCACTGACGGTAACCAGAGATACGTTGCTGTCGCGCATTTCGACATCACCAACCGGTACACGTACCAGCGGCAGTTAGAAGAGTCCAACGAACGCCTCCAGCAGTTCGCCTACGCTGCCTCCCACGACCTCCAGGAGCCGTTACGGATGGTCACGGGCTACCTCCGACTGCTCGAGAATCGGTATAGCGACGACCTCGACGAAGACGCCGAAGAGTTCATCGAGTTCGCAGTTGACGGTGCCGAGCGGATGGAGGCAATGATTGAGGGGCTCCTGACGTACTCAAGAGTCGAAACACAGGGTGAGTCTTTCGATTCAGTTGATCTCGAGGCAGTACTGAACGATGTCTTGACGGATCTCAGCGTTCGAATCGACGAAACCGGTGCTGAAGTCACCGCTGAACTGCTGCCGACTGTTGACGGTGACGCCAGCCAACTCCGCCAACTCTTCCAGAACCTGTTAGAAAACGCGCTTCAGTACAGCGGCGAGCAGAAGCCCCGAGTGTCAATCTCTGCGATGCGTAACGAAGACGAGTGGGAAATCTCGATCAGTGACGAGGGGATTGGTATCGAGCAAGACGATGCAGACCGTGTTTTTGAGGTGTTACAGCGACTCCACAGTCACGAGGAGTACGAAGGATCAGGGATTGGCCTCGCACTTTGTCGACGGGTTGTCGAACGCCACGGAGGCGAAATTTACGTCGACTCCGAACCCGAAGAGGGAGCGACGTTTTCGTTCACGCTTCCGGCAACCAATACGTGA
- a CDS encoding DUF1508 domain-containing protein — translation MSLVRKRGFRTGGGGLGLLLIGISADASAPAWWPAQSPDLQSGVLATALLLIVGLVALGITAGSKYRTDDELEPSAAPVLPSGDDSPRTELAVRQDETGGWQWHVVQISPLATGDVGADTQSAATTRTEQLQTAIETAGVTELPRAMVRVTESRDGEWRWSLVRADGTAVSTSNQLFEDRDAALSAVSQLQEHGSTADLVEVEGAAITYSEEPDGWHWRLVDDERTVLATSERGFTSQDEAADAARTFAERVTEAPLLDIETAGVELYDREDGWAWRIVDESDEIIADAAATFETRRAAEAAAESVLPAFDSAAITVAGEPTYEHYRDESGWRWRLVDATDRVLARAPDGYSEPERTDRMTETFSAAVPDADVVAVDDAIYECYPGAESENWSRTGSGGDTEAIDGEDAGAETQPDATTDAWHWRLVTADREAIAASTVPYTDAAAAADAIERIREQAREAELIEFETAAFQVYEAGDGTWRWRLLDEDGSVLADSNTDHASRSEAAEAMLTLKEQAPDADVLEIETAAFELFGTEDAEWGWRLIDRTGTCLAAGTTTYPTRDDARRAMERLLEHVTADVQTMDQPAFQLSASHDWRWRLVHPTGDTIAVGDDPFPTRDALADELETVRETAAAAQDVTLGEVTVQLYDSGDWHWRLLDRDREVLAASTVSYPEREAAVGAVETLQQGIADARVFTIDDAALRLDDADGWRWELITRERDVRAHSSEVVDTRADLVAALENVRRLAPLADSIGIGEPSFDLVETESGRWRWRLLAADGTPVASGANTHESDSAARDTLSAVQELLDEATVREHDNVTFELCATADGWGWQLVDADGEILLESTQPYATRAGVREALTELKAQVVDSEFPVAE, via the coding sequence ATGTCCCTCGTTCGCAAGCGCGGTTTTCGAACCGGTGGTGGTGGTCTGGGGCTGCTACTCATCGGAATCTCGGCTGATGCGTCCGCTCCCGCCTGGTGGCCCGCCCAGAGCCCGGACCTCCAGAGCGGCGTGCTCGCGACCGCTCTCTTGCTCATCGTTGGGCTGGTCGCTCTCGGCATCACGGCGGGGAGCAAGTACCGAACGGACGACGAGCTCGAGCCGTCCGCCGCGCCGGTACTCCCGAGCGGTGACGACTCGCCGCGCACCGAACTCGCTGTCCGTCAGGACGAGACCGGTGGATGGCAATGGCACGTCGTCCAGATCTCCCCCCTGGCGACGGGTGATGTCGGTGCTGACACGCAGTCCGCCGCGACCACTCGCACCGAACAACTCCAGACCGCGATCGAGACGGCTGGGGTGACGGAACTCCCTCGAGCGATGGTTCGTGTAACGGAATCCCGCGACGGGGAGTGGCGGTGGTCGCTGGTGCGGGCTGACGGCACCGCGGTCAGCACGAGCAATCAGTTGTTCGAGGACCGTGACGCCGCCCTGTCGGCCGTCAGTCAACTGCAAGAGCACGGATCCACAGCCGACCTCGTCGAGGTCGAGGGCGCGGCGATCACCTACAGCGAAGAGCCCGACGGCTGGCACTGGCGGCTGGTCGACGACGAACGGACCGTGCTGGCGACGAGCGAGCGCGGCTTCACGAGCCAGGATGAGGCCGCGGATGCCGCCCGGACGTTTGCCGAGCGTGTCACGGAGGCGCCGCTGCTCGACATCGAGACCGCCGGAGTCGAACTGTACGACCGCGAGGACGGCTGGGCGTGGCGCATCGTCGACGAGAGCGACGAGATCATTGCCGACGCGGCCGCGACGTTCGAGACGCGCCGGGCGGCAGAGGCCGCAGCGGAATCGGTCCTGCCGGCGTTCGATTCGGCGGCCATCACCGTCGCCGGGGAGCCGACCTACGAACACTACCGGGACGAGTCGGGCTGGCGCTGGCGACTCGTCGACGCGACCGACCGCGTACTCGCCCGCGCCCCCGACGGCTATTCGGAGCCCGAACGTACGGACCGGATGACCGAGACGTTCAGCGCGGCCGTCCCTGACGCGGACGTCGTCGCGGTCGACGACGCAATCTACGAGTGCTATCCCGGGGCCGAGAGCGAGAACTGGTCTCGGACCGGGAGCGGCGGTGACACGGAAGCCATCGACGGCGAGGATGCAGGTGCCGAAACGCAGCCGGACGCAACCACCGACGCCTGGCACTGGCGCCTCGTCACCGCAGACCGCGAGGCTATCGCTGCGAGCACCGTCCCCTACACCGACGCAGCGGCGGCCGCGGACGCGATCGAGCGGATCCGCGAGCAGGCCCGTGAGGCGGAGCTGATCGAGTTCGAAACCGCCGCGTTCCAGGTCTACGAGGCCGGAGACGGCACGTGGCGGTGGCGGTTACTCGACGAGGACGGCAGCGTCCTCGCCGACAGCAACACAGACCACGCCTCGCGGAGCGAGGCCGCTGAGGCAATGTTGACCCTGAAAGAACAGGCGCCCGACGCCGACGTCCTGGAAATCGAGACGGCGGCGTTCGAACTGTTCGGCACCGAAGACGCAGAGTGGGGCTGGCGACTGATCGATCGCACCGGCACCTGCCTCGCCGCAGGGACGACGACCTATCCGACGCGAGACGACGCCCGCCGCGCGATGGAGCGACTACTCGAGCACGTCACGGCCGACGTCCAGACGATGGACCAGCCCGCGTTCCAGCTCAGTGCGAGCCACGACTGGCGCTGGCGGCTCGTGCACCCGACCGGCGACACCATCGCGGTTGGCGACGACCCGTTCCCGACACGGGATGCTCTCGCCGACGAACTCGAGACCGTCCGTGAGACAGCGGCCGCCGCCCAGGACGTCACGCTCGGGGAGGTCACCGTCCAGCTCTACGACAGCGGTGACTGGCACTGGCGGCTACTCGACCGCGACCGCGAGGTACTCGCAGCGTCCACGGTCTCGTATCCCGAACGCGAGGCTGCAGTGGGGGCAGTTGAAACCCTGCAGCAAGGCATTGCGGACGCCAGGGTCTTCACGATCGACGACGCAGCGCTGCGCCTCGACGACGCCGATGGGTGGCGCTGGGAGCTCATCACCCGTGAGCGCGACGTGCGCGCCCACTCGAGTGAGGTCGTCGACACGCGGGCGGATCTCGTGGCGGCTCTCGAGAACGTCCGCCGGCTTGCGCCGCTAGCCGATTCGATTGGCATCGGGGAGCCGTCGTTCGACCTCGTCGAGACCGAGTCCGGTCGCTGGCGGTGGCGGTTGCTCGCCGCCGATGGCACTCCCGTTGCGAGTGGGGCTAACACTCACGAGTCGGATTCGGCCGCCCGGGACACGCTCTCTGCGGTGCAGGAACTGCTCGATGAGGCAACCGTCCGCGAACACGACAACGTCACCTTCGAGCTCTGTGCGACCGCGGACGGGTGGGGGTGGCAGTTAGTCGACGCAGACGGCGAGATACTGCTCGAGAGCACGCAACCCTACGCGACGCGGGCCGGTGTGCGCGAGGCACTCACCGAACTGAAAGCGCAGGTGGTCGACAGCGAGTTCCCGGTCGCTGAGTAA
- a CDS encoding glutamine synthetase family protein, with protein MIPDTITQTIEAEGIGEVIVEFPDIDGVARSKRVDADYFIEKFETGFSMNMLLLGVSSMTDVPEGSGLGESLNFADGTIHPVPETFRVVPWRDDTACVRCTYSFRGDTAGAYTRDLLARVVDNGPDLDIGVGAELEFHLLRENEDKSKDEIEPLTDGNHECITRATEAATAVYDHLRSWSDAMDIPLQVLMHEFGAGQFEVLFEHAGPMRTADRAFTFRELVKRAADAEDLTGTFMAVPFTDASANGFHLHVSAFDGEDNAFADGDTLSATGRAFVGGLLEHADALVALGCPTINSFKRFTPGSFSPYTRSWGYNNRTAAVRIPESKPLRVENRIPGADANPYLVVAATLAAGFHGVRENIDPGEPVDGDAAGQRPPLEDSPEVALRALENDDVLTEALGEEFIQAYTAVKRREREKFNDHVTDWERRYLGVL; from the coding sequence ATGATACCAGATACCATTACCCAGACCATCGAAGCGGAGGGTATCGGAGAGGTCATCGTCGAGTTCCCCGACATCGACGGGGTCGCCCGCTCGAAGCGTGTTGACGCTGATTACTTCATCGAAAAATTCGAGACCGGCTTCTCGATGAACATGCTGCTTCTGGGCGTCTCCTCGATGACAGACGTCCCCGAAGGGAGCGGCCTCGGTGAGTCGCTCAACTTCGCCGACGGAACCATCCACCCCGTTCCCGAGACGTTTCGCGTCGTCCCGTGGCGCGATGACACCGCCTGTGTCCGCTGTACGTACTCCTTTCGCGGCGACACCGCCGGCGCATACACCCGCGACCTGTTGGCCCGCGTCGTCGACAACGGACCGGACCTCGATATCGGCGTCGGAGCGGAACTGGAGTTCCACCTCCTCCGTGAGAACGAAGACAAGAGCAAAGACGAGATCGAACCGCTGACCGACGGGAACCACGAGTGCATCACGCGGGCGACAGAGGCAGCCACCGCTGTCTACGATCACCTCCGGTCGTGGAGTGACGCAATGGACATCCCCTTGCAGGTGTTGATGCACGAGTTCGGTGCAGGACAGTTCGAGGTCCTCTTCGAACACGCCGGGCCGATGCGAACCGCAGACCGAGCGTTCACGTTCCGCGAACTCGTCAAGCGCGCTGCCGACGCGGAGGACCTCACCGGCACGTTCATGGCCGTCCCGTTCACCGACGCCTCCGCGAACGGCTTCCACCTGCACGTCTCGGCGTTCGACGGCGAGGACAACGCGTTCGCCGACGGCGATACTCTCTCCGCGACGGGGCGAGCGTTCGTCGGGGGGCTACTCGAGCACGCCGACGCGCTGGTGGCCCTCGGCTGTCCGACCATCAACTCGTTCAAGCGATTCACGCCGGGTAGCTTCTCACCGTACACCCGGTCGTGGGGGTACAACAACCGCACGGCGGCCGTCCGCATTCCCGAATCCAAGCCGCTTCGAGTCGAAAACCGCATCCCCGGTGCCGACGCCAACCCGTACCTCGTCGTCGCGGCGACGCTCGCCGCAGGGTTTCATGGCGTTCGCGAGAACATCGACCCCGGCGAGCCCGTGGACGGTGACGCCGCGGGGCAGCGCCCACCGCTCGAAGATTCGCCGGAGGTAGCCCTCCGGGCGCTGGAGAACGACGATGTCCTGACAGAGGCGCTGGGCGAGGAGTTCATCCAGGCCTACACCGCGGTTAAACGCCGCGAACGAGAGAAGTTCAACGACCACGTCACCGACTGGGAACGGCGGTATCTCGGCGTCCTGTGA
- a CDS encoding universal stress protein: MNSKRETQPILVAVANPDHVEQLVRTAGDLAETTGAAVQIVSVVVKSPQSPFSMYSDERIIEQFSGNSRELLDKATAVAPDAVTTESELVVGRSVADGVLTQIAATDARAVVIGWQDRSGRTDAILGTNVDRLIRRAPCDLYVEQIGHEANGVESILLPVAGGPHVRPAATAAKAIAARNDASVHVLSVVAADVDDETARASVENAHTALRESPGPAIETETQVREADEIVDGILDAAAAHDVLVLGATRQGVMRRIVGSIPQSVVHRTDRTVILARAGETVGGSVFDRFG, translated from the coding sequence ATGAATTCGAAACGTGAGACCCAACCGATTCTGGTCGCGGTGGCAAATCCCGACCACGTCGAGCAACTGGTCAGGACGGCCGGCGATCTCGCCGAAACTACCGGCGCCGCCGTCCAGATCGTTTCGGTCGTCGTCAAGTCACCACAGTCTCCCTTCTCGATGTACTCGGACGAACGAATCATCGAGCAGTTTTCGGGAAATAGCCGGGAACTCCTCGATAAGGCGACCGCTGTCGCACCCGACGCTGTCACGACAGAGAGCGAACTGGTCGTCGGCCGATCGGTCGCCGACGGGGTGCTCACGCAAATCGCCGCCACGGATGCACGAGCCGTGGTCATCGGGTGGCAAGACCGATCGGGCCGAACCGATGCCATCCTCGGGACGAACGTGGATCGGCTGATCAGGCGCGCGCCGTGTGATCTCTACGTCGAACAGATCGGGCACGAGGCCAACGGCGTCGAGTCGATCCTGCTTCCGGTGGCCGGAGGACCGCACGTGCGTCCGGCAGCCACGGCAGCGAAGGCGATCGCTGCACGGAACGACGCCAGCGTCCACGTCCTGTCGGTTGTTGCGGCCGACGTGGACGACGAAACAGCGCGTGCGTCCGTCGAGAACGCACACACTGCCCTTCGTGAGAGTCCAGGCCCCGCAATTGAAACCGAGACGCAGGTCCGCGAAGCCGATGAGATCGTCGACGGGATCCTGGACGCGGCGGCCGCCCACGACGTGCTCGTGCTGGGCGCGACCCGTCAAGGTGTAATGCGTCGGATCGTCGGCTCGATCCCGCAATCGGTCGTCCACCGAACCGACCGGACGGTTATCCTCGCTCGGGCCGGTGAGACGGTCGGTGGATCCGTGTTCGATCGGTTCGGCTAG
- a CDS encoding transposase: protein MDNATHVKNTSQQIVDKILGEIETYHEHKDDGWGRPYPYIDKLYPMVMNHGEGYRLFLEDEDTVRFRISAAPRNHVKGELRGSPDHFDRVRTALENDEWRVGTAEVVHKHSEWRLHVTVTHEQHHVASKNDAETIVGVDVNEDCIALTAMNRDGAMLDSVVIEYPEIKERRHEFFTKRKRMQNAGQTAFESVVQTEERDYVHDCLHKVSRQVVDWVSQFTDPVIVFEDLKDMRDSIDYGTRMNRRLHSLPFAALREMVSYKASWRGIPSDEVDPEYTSQRCPRTECQHTSRSNRQKKRFRCQECGFQDHADRKAAVCVVQNWFAVATIVSELIRR, encoded by the coding sequence GTGGATAACGCCACCCACGTCAAGAACACCAGCCAACAAATTGTTGACAAAATACTTGGCGAGATCGAAACCTACCACGAACACAAAGACGACGGCTGGGGACGGCCTTACCCGTACATCGACAAGCTGTACCCGATGGTGATGAACCACGGGGAAGGATACCGACTGTTCCTCGAAGACGAGGATACGGTTCGGTTCCGCATCAGTGCCGCCCCACGAAACCACGTCAAAGGAGAGCTTCGTGGCAGCCCTGATCATTTCGACCGGGTGCGAACCGCTCTCGAAAACGACGAGTGGCGGGTTGGAACCGCCGAAGTCGTTCACAAACACAGCGAGTGGCGGCTTCACGTCACCGTCACACACGAACAGCACCACGTCGCCAGCAAGAACGATGCAGAGACGATCGTCGGCGTTGACGTGAATGAAGATTGTATTGCCCTCACAGCAATGAATCGAGACGGGGCAATGTTGGACTCCGTGGTAATCGAGTACCCTGAAATCAAGGAACGACGCCACGAGTTCTTCACGAAACGGAAGCGGATGCAGAACGCAGGGCAAACAGCGTTTGAATCCGTCGTGCAGACCGAGGAACGCGACTACGTTCACGACTGTCTGCATAAGGTATCGCGTCAGGTAGTCGACTGGGTGTCGCAATTCACGGATCCTGTCATTGTCTTTGAAGACCTCAAAGACATGCGAGACTCTATCGACTACGGCACGCGAATGAACCGCCGCCTGCACAGTTTGCCGTTCGCTGCACTCCGGGAGATGGTATCGTACAAGGCTTCGTGGAGAGGGATTCCGTCAGATGAGGTTGACCCGGAATACACGAGTCAGCGGTGTCCTCGGACAGAGTGTCAGCATACGTCGCGGTCGAACAGGCAGAAGAAGCGGTTCCGCTGTCAAGAGTGTGGGTTCCAAGACCACGCTGATCGGAAGGCGGCGGTTTGTGTGGTGCAGAATTGGTTTGCAGTGGCTACTATAGTATCGGAGTTAATACGAAGATAA
- a CDS encoding cation:proton antiporter, with translation MTDVALLTALAILFVVVGPLLLIAKGLRLSLVPSLILAGLLVGQLGVIEEETMLELARLGIAFLVFTFSVQIHTERVRTVVSDTEVVAIVQALALGTLGICFALLVGVALELEIFADVALEEPLTVEQALFVGIAAALSSSIVGTALFTKPQSDIVHDYLSREIDSFNDLLAVFLLLVVSAGTFALDPIATQLGYGVILLATAIVVNRYLFGIVERLARGSDEAMLVSIVALLIVFLAAAEFLETSIVVGAFAAGLAVRNNPVEYSEVFNGLTSIQEFFVAIFFATVGALVTLPSPTAVVSDPTAAFAPFVPVATIALGLVVLTVVVKPIVTGILLVYNGYDRRSATVTGLDLDHVGEFSVIVAIEALVLGLLIRPVFYAIILAAAVSMILSNLTHTYDEEIYGFMVSRGWLGQPYHDVHDWNSVPENISDHVIIVGYGRQGRRLVEFCEEVNQPYVVIENNPQALPNLRADCDAYVFGDAIEPETAGVANLEDSRLVISTVESKPLTEYFLSFTDTVDVIVRTRELPMAAELIEQGATYVIVPDLLAADQLADSLEALLSGEYDLDGLRTESMRELDVERAPPSPSAGESISYSGERVR, from the coding sequence ATGACTGACGTTGCGTTGCTCACCGCCTTGGCGATCCTGTTTGTCGTCGTCGGACCACTGTTGCTGATTGCGAAGGGGCTGCGGCTGTCGCTGGTCCCGTCGCTCATCCTGGCCGGGCTACTCGTCGGACAGCTGGGTGTCATCGAGGAAGAGACTATGCTCGAACTCGCCCGGCTCGGGATCGCGTTTCTCGTCTTCACGTTTAGCGTACAGATTCACACCGAGCGCGTTCGCACGGTCGTCTCGGACACCGAGGTCGTCGCAATCGTACAGGCGCTCGCGCTCGGTACGCTCGGAATCTGCTTTGCGCTCCTGGTCGGCGTCGCACTGGAACTCGAGATATTCGCCGACGTGGCCCTCGAGGAGCCACTGACGGTCGAGCAGGCGCTCTTCGTCGGGATCGCGGCCGCACTCTCGTCGTCGATCGTCGGGACCGCGCTGTTTACCAAACCGCAGTCCGACATTGTCCACGACTACCTCTCGAGAGAAATCGATTCGTTCAACGACCTCCTGGCAGTGTTCCTCCTCCTTGTCGTCAGCGCCGGCACCTTCGCACTGGATCCGATTGCGACACAACTCGGGTACGGCGTCATCCTCCTCGCCACGGCGATCGTCGTCAACCGGTATCTCTTCGGTATCGTCGAACGCCTCGCTCGCGGTTCCGACGAGGCGATGCTCGTCAGCATCGTGGCGCTGTTGATCGTCTTCCTTGCGGCGGCGGAGTTCCTCGAGACTTCGATCGTAGTCGGCGCGTTCGCAGCCGGGTTGGCAGTCAGGAACAATCCCGTCGAGTACTCGGAGGTGTTCAACGGGTTGACCTCGATCCAGGAGTTCTTCGTCGCTATCTTCTTCGCTACCGTCGGGGCGCTGGTGACCCTCCCCTCGCCGACCGCGGTCGTATCTGATCCGACAGCTGCTTTTGCCCCCTTCGTCCCTGTCGCCACGATCGCTCTCGGACTCGTGGTTCTGACGGTCGTGGTCAAGCCGATAGTTACCGGCATCTTGCTCGTGTACAACGGGTACGACAGGCGATCGGCGACGGTCACGGGGCTCGACCTGGATCACGTCGGCGAGTTCAGTGTTATCGTGGCAATCGAGGCGCTCGTCCTTGGCCTCTTGATCAGGCCGGTGTTCTATGCGATCATCCTTGCGGCCGCGGTGTCGATGATCCTCTCGAATCTCACTCACACGTACGACGAGGAAATTTACGGGTTTATGGTCAGTCGCGGCTGGCTCGGACAGCCGTACCACGATGTCCACGACTGGAACTCAGTCCCCGAGAATATCTCAGATCACGTCATTATCGTCGGCTACGGCCGGCAGGGTCGACGGCTCGTCGAGTTCTGTGAGGAGGTCAATCAGCCCTACGTCGTGATTGAGAACAACCCGCAGGCGCTGCCCAATCTCCGAGCCGACTGTGACGCCTACGTGTTCGGCGATGCTATCGAACCGGAAACGGCGGGTGTGGCCAATCTCGAAGACTCGCGGCTGGTCATCTCGACGGTCGAGTCGAAACCTCTAACGGAGTACTTCCTGTCGTTTACCGATACCGTTGATGTCATCGTCCGGACCAGAGAACTGCCGATGGCTGCTGAACTCATCGAGCAAGGTGCTACATACGTCATCGTGCCGGACCTTCTCGCAGCCGACCAACTCGCCGACAGCCTCGAAGCACTCCTGAGCGGGGAGTACGATCTCGACGGACTGCGGACAGAGAGCATGCGCGAACTCGACGTGGAACGCGCGCCACCTAGTCCGTCCGCCGGGGAATCGATATCGTATAGCGGGGAACGCGTCAGGTGA
- a CDS encoding cation:proton antiporter has protein sequence MVDVGLASDVAIILVAAALVGVLAVRLGQPTIIGYILTGVVIGPVGLGLVEPSIITDTMAELGLAFLLFLLGIKMRIDDIRHLIAPIVKISIPQMAAIGLVGFGLAAALPFSVEESVIIGLAVMYSSTAVVIKMLNDKGEATSLHGKMDVGVLLAQDIVVVIILAVLAAGRPEDAADIAATLAVVMVLVTVTTVAAIAASRYVLPPLFRRIADDTTFLFLVAISWLFLFVLVSDQIDVLLAPFGIDAYLSVEMGAFLAGLAIAQLPYSKDLQGRVNPLTDLFVMIFFVSVALDFEARHLLEYWQEAIVVGAVLMVVKFVVFFSLLYWQRFDLETTFLGSIGMVQVSEFGIVVAVAAVETDPQFIGQEELGFITLVALLTMSVSVYFMQYNKQLFERAKPYLSRWEQTDPVEPAKTEYRDHVVVVGYDEIARRALRILEEQYDNIVVVDRNVEHVEAIEDAGYEALFGDFRYEKIRKDARVKYADFVFSSSDQVAINEILLDETSEETTVFVEAATADEAGRLYDHGADYVIMAPQLGVTQFIEYLESYLENRAAFDREIAGDMELLQSGRLFPDISDRPGGDHD, from the coding sequence ATGGTCGATGTCGGCCTCGCAAGTGACGTTGCAATTATCCTCGTCGCTGCTGCACTCGTCGGCGTGTTGGCGGTCCGGCTAGGACAGCCGACGATCATCGGATACATCCTCACCGGCGTGGTGATCGGTCCAGTCGGACTGGGGCTCGTGGAACCGAGCATCATAACAGACACGATGGCCGAACTCGGGCTCGCGTTCCTGCTGTTCCTGCTCGGGATCAAAATGCGCATCGACGACATTCGCCATCTCATCGCCCCGATCGTAAAGATCTCAATTCCGCAGATGGCCGCAATCGGCCTCGTCGGGTTCGGTCTTGCGGCTGCCCTCCCGTTTTCCGTCGAGGAGTCGGTGATCATCGGACTGGCGGTAATGTACAGTTCGACGGCCGTGGTCATCAAGATGTTAAACGACAAGGGCGAGGCAACGTCGCTGCACGGCAAGATGGACGTTGGCGTACTCCTCGCCCAGGACATCGTCGTCGTCATCATTCTCGCGGTGCTGGCCGCAGGCCGGCCCGAGGACGCCGCCGACATCGCGGCCACGCTCGCAGTCGTGATGGTTCTCGTCACGGTCACTACCGTCGCGGCGATCGCCGCGTCCAGGTACGTACTGCCGCCGCTCTTTCGACGGATCGCCGACGATACGACGTTCCTGTTCCTCGTCGCCATCTCGTGGCTCTTCCTGTTCGTTCTCGTCTCCGACCAGATCGACGTTCTCCTCGCACCGTTCGGGATCGATGCCTACCTCTCGGTCGAGATGGGCGCGTTCCTCGCCGGGCTGGCGATCGCTCAGTTGCCCTACAGCAAGGATCTCCAGGGCCGGGTCAACCCATTGACTGATCTGTTCGTGATGATCTTCTTCGTCTCGGTCGCGCTCGACTTCGAGGCCAGGCACCTTCTCGAGTACTGGCAGGAAGCGATCGTCGTGGGCGCGGTGTTGATGGTCGTCAAGTTCGTCGTCTTCTTTTCGCTTCTGTACTGGCAGCGGTTCGACCTCGAGACGACGTTCCTCGGCAGCATCGGCATGGTTCAGGTCAGCGAGTTCGGAATCGTCGTCGCCGTCGCCGCAGTCGAGACCGACCCGCAGTTCATCGGCCAGGAGGAACTCGGCTTCATCACCCTCGTCGCGCTGCTGACGATGAGCGTCTCGGTGTACTTCATGCAGTACAACAAGCAGCTGTTCGAGCGCGCGAAACCCTATCTCTCTCGGTGGGAGCAGACCGATCCCGTCGAGCCGGCCAAGACAGAGTACCGAGACCACGTCGTCGTGGTCGGCTACGACGAGATCGCTCGCAGAGCGTTACGGATCCTCGAGGAGCAGTACGACAACATCGTGGTCGTTGACCGGAACGTCGAGCACGTCGAGGCGATCGAAGACGCCGGGTACGAAGCCCTGTTCGGCGACTTCCGGTACGAGAAGATTCGCAAGGACGCCAGGGTCAAGTACGCCGATTTCGTGTTCTCGTCGTCGGATCAGGTGGCGATCAACGAGATACTTCTCGACGAAACGTCGGAGGAAACGACCGTGTTCGTCGAGGCCGCCACTGCCGATGAGGCCGGACGGCTGTATGATCACGGTGCCGATTACGTCATCATGGCCCCTCAGCTCGGCGTCACACAGTTCATTGAGTATCTCGAATCATACTTAGAGAACAGAGCGGCTTTCGACCGGGAGATCGCCGGCGACATGGAACTGCTGCAAAGCGGACGACTGTTCCCCGACATTTCGGATCGACCGGGTGGTGACCATGACTGA